The Desulfohalovibrio reitneri genome contains a region encoding:
- a CDS encoding PilZ domain-containing protein: protein MRRRERGFIGYVRVDQGQLYRVRVLDVSDQGCRLENSGDLDMPAEGGRVQVEGMSHEDFGALVGMRGYVRWVRPDTGQFGVQFDDPLEVAETPLASHFAKGKV, encoded by the coding sequence ATGCGCCGCCGGGAGCGGGGGTTCATCGGCTACGTGCGCGTGGACCAGGGGCAGCTTTACCGGGTCCGGGTGCTGGACGTTTCCGACCAGGGTTGCCGGCTGGAGAACAGTGGAGACCTCGACATGCCCGCGGAGGGCGGCCGGGTCCAGGTGGAGGGCATGAGCCACGAGGACTTCGGCGCGCTGGTGGGCATGCGCGGCTACGTCCGCTGGGTCAGGCCGGATACCGGGCAGTTCGGGGTGCAGTTCGACGATCCCCTGGAGGTGGCCGAAACCCCGCTGGCGAGCCATTTCGCCAAAGGAAAGGTCTGA
- a CDS encoding NAD(P)H-dependent glycerol-3-phosphate dehydrogenase translates to MRVAVIGAGSWGTTLADLLARNGHEARLWVRERDLLSEIRNKGENTWYMPGVKLNENVRPYQETGKVMEGADAYLLAVPSQFLRQILTDKREHFAKNPVVICASKGIERGSLATMSQVVDEALSSLKPRFAMLSGPSFAFEVIRGLPTAVALGCADKKLAPQLQAAFSNDTFRVYTNPDVRGVELGGAIKNVIAIAAGVSDGLGFGSNARAALITRGLAEMTRLAAAMGGKRETFMGLAGMGDLVLTCTGELSRNRQVGLRLGKGQTLLDILDEMKMVAEGVKTTEAVYELGKRHNVELPITETVHGVLNHDRDPKEAVAALMARELKQE, encoded by the coding sequence ATGCGAGTGGCGGTCATCGGCGCGGGAAGCTGGGGCACGACCCTGGCCGACCTGCTGGCCAGAAACGGGCACGAGGCCCGGCTTTGGGTGCGCGAGCGCGATCTGCTTTCCGAAATACGCAACAAGGGCGAGAACACCTGGTACATGCCGGGCGTCAAGCTGAACGAGAACGTCCGACCCTACCAGGAGACCGGCAAGGTCATGGAGGGCGCGGATGCCTACCTGCTGGCCGTGCCCTCGCAGTTCCTCCGCCAGATACTCACGGACAAGCGGGAGCATTTCGCCAAGAACCCCGTGGTCATTTGCGCCTCCAAGGGCATCGAGCGGGGCAGCCTGGCCACCATGTCGCAGGTGGTGGACGAGGCGCTGTCCTCCCTCAAGCCACGCTTCGCCATGCTCTCCGGCCCTTCCTTCGCCTTCGAGGTCATCCGGGGACTGCCCACGGCCGTGGCCCTGGGCTGTGCCGACAAGAAACTGGCCCCGCAACTGCAAGCCGCCTTCTCCAACGACACCTTCCGGGTCTATACCAACCCCGATGTGCGCGGGGTGGAACTCGGCGGGGCCATCAAGAACGTCATCGCCATCGCCGCCGGCGTGTCCGACGGCCTGGGCTTCGGCTCCAATGCCCGCGCCGCCCTCATCACCCGGGGCCTGGCCGAAATGACCCGCCTGGCCGCGGCCATGGGCGGAAAGCGTGAAACCTTCATGGGCCTGGCCGGCATGGGCGACCTGGTGCTGACCTGCACCGGCGAGCTGTCCCGCAACCGCCAAGTCGGCCTGCGGCTGGGCAAGGGGCAGACCCTGCTGGACATCCTCGACGAAATGAAGATGGTGGCCGAAGGGGTCAAGACCACCGAGGCGGTCTACGAACTCGGAAAACGCCACAACGTGGAGCTGCCCATCACCGAGACCGTGCACGGCGTGCTGAATCACGACCGCGACCCCAAGGAAGCCGTGGCCGCCCTCATGGCCCGGGAACTGAAGCAGGAATAG